One Manihot esculenta cultivar AM560-2 chromosome 18, M.esculenta_v8, whole genome shotgun sequence genomic window carries:
- the LOC122722426 gene encoding exopolygalacturonase-like — protein MTLGRGRGSEITPSFTSSPDEGSSVPARIFALTQQEVYTSDMAVTGQFSKDSRTDYEFRRVQSAVFDVKNYGGKADGKSDISKALLGAWKEACSAKGSNIVVVPKGTYSIGLTDLNGPCKGAMELQVQGTLLAPINPSSYAKDSWITFAYIDQFKLSGGGTFDGQGQVAWKQNNCGRNPKCKRLPVYVLLVPLKTRQSLRFDFITNSVVQDVTSLDSKNFHVNLLGGKNLTFDRFTITAPGDSVNTDGIHIGHSNGINIINSNIATGDDCISIGGASEQIRITNVRCGHGHGISVGSLGKTTDEFVSGIFVRNCTFYDTDNGVRIKTWPALHGGMASDMHFEDIMMKNVRNPIIIDQMYCPWNQCNPKVTRKEMKMKESLNALSVDKSARNMKFL, from the exons ATGACtttgggcagaggcagagggagcgaaATCACTCCTTCTTTCACAAGTTCCCCAGATGAAGGTtcatcagtaccagcacggatcttcgctttgacacagcaagaggTCTACACATcagacatggcggtgacag GGCAATTTTCAAAAGATTCAAGGACCGATTATGAATTTAGAAG AGTTCAATCTGCcgtatttgatgtgaaaaattatGGTGGTAAAGCCGATGGCAAGTCAGATATTAGCAAG gcATTATTGGGCGCGTGGAAAGAGGCTTGTTCAGCAAAGGGTTCCAACATAGTTGTAGTACCCAAAGGAACATATTCCATAGGTTTAACTGACTTAAATGGTCCATGCAAGGGAGCCATGGAGCTTCAAGTCCAAGGAACCTTATTGGCACCGATAAACCCTAGCAGTTATGCCAAGGACAGCTGGATTACTTTTGCATACATTGATCAATTCAAATTATCCGGTGGTGGAACCTTCGACGGACAAGGGCAAGTGGCTTGGAAGCAAAATAACTGCGGTCGAAATCCAAAATGCAAGAGACTTCCAGTT TATGTGCTTCTTGTCCCTTTAAAAACACGCCAGAGCTTGCGGTTTGACTTCATCACCAACAGCGTAGTTCAGGACGTAACATCGCTCGATAGTAAGAATTTCCATGTCAATCTTCTAGGTGGCAAAAACCTTACTTTCGATCGCTTCACGATCACTGCACCAGGAGATAGCGTCAATACAGATGGAATTCACATCGGGCATTCAAACGGGATCaacattattaattcaaatattgcCACCGGCGATGACTGCATCTCCATTGGTGGTGCCAGCGAACAAATAAGGATCACAAACGTACGATGTGGACATGGACATGGCATTAGCGTGGGAAGTTTAGGGAAGACCACTGATGAATTTGTCTCTGGAATTTTCGTAAGGAACTGCACCTTCTATGACACCGACAATGGAGTGAGAATTAAGACATGGCCGGCATTACATGGTGGCATGGCCTCTGATATGCATTTCGAGGATATTATGATGAAAAATGTCCGCAACCCTatcattatagatcaaatgtacTGCCCATGGAATCAGTGCAATCCAAAGGTAACgcgaaaagaaatgaaaatgaaagagtCTCTTAATGCATTGTCCGTGGACAAATCTGCCCGCAACATGAAATTTCTGTAA
- the LOC110606252 gene encoding polygalacturonase-like, whose translation MTTLETYFSLTSLLLLFVFAGRVQSAVFDVKNYGGKADGKSDISKALLGAWKEACSAKGSNIVVVPKGTYSIGLTDLNGPCKGAMELQVQGTLLAPINPSSYAKDSWITFAYIDQFKLSGGGTFDGQGQVAWKQNNCGRNPKCKRLPVYVLLVPLKTRQSLRFDFITNSVVQDVTSLDSKNFHVNLLGGKNLTFDRFTITAPGDSVNTDGIHIGHSNGINIINSNIATGDDCISIGGASEQIRITNVRCGHGHGISVGSLGKTTDEFVSGIFVRNCTFYDTDNGVRIKTWPALHGGMASDMHFEDIMMKNVRNPIIIDQMYCPWNQCNPKVTRKEMKMKESLNALSVDKSARNMKFL comes from the exons ATGACGACCCTGGAGACGTATTTTTCCCTGACATCTTTGCTATTATTGTTTGTTTTTGCTGGTAGAGTTCAATCTGCcgtatttgatgtgaaaaattatGGTGGTAAAGCCGATGGCAAGTCAGATATTAGCAAG gcATTATTGGGCGCGTGGAAAGAGGCTTGTTCAGCAAAGGGTTCCAACATAGTTGTAGTACCCAAAGGAACATATTCCATAGGTTTAACTGACTTAAATGGTCCATGCAAGGGAGCCATGGAGCTTCAAGTCCAAGGAACCTTATTGGCACCGATAAACCCTAGCAGTTATGCCAAGGACAGCTGGATTACTTTTGCATACATTGATCAATTCAAATTATCCGGTGGTGGAACCTTCGACGGACAAGGGCAAGTGGCTTGGAAGCAAAATAACTGCGGTCGAAATCCAAAATGCAAGAGACTTCCAGTT TATGTGCTTCTTGTCCCTTTAAAAACACGCCAGAGCTTGCGGTTTGACTTCATCACCAACAGCGTAGTTCAGGACGTAACATCGCTCGATAGTAAGAATTTCCATGTCAATCTTCTAGGTGGCAAAAACCTTACTTTCGATCGCTTCACGATCACTGCACCAGGAGATAGCGTCAATACAGATGGAATTCACATCGGGCATTCAAACGGGATCaacattattaattcaaatattgcCACCGGCGATGACTGCATCTCCATTGGTGGTGCCAGCGAACAAATAAGGATCACAAACGTACGATGTGGACATGGACATGGCATTAGCGTGGGAAGTTTAGGGAAGACCACTGATGAATTTGTCTCCGGAATTTTCGTAAGGAACTGCACCTTCTATGACACCGACAATGGAGTGAGAATTAAGACATGGCCGGCATTACATGGTGGCATGGCCTCTGATATGCATTTCGAGGATATTATGATGAAAAATGTCCGCAACCCTatcattatagatcaaatgtacTGCCCATGGAATCAGTGCAATCCAAAGGTAACgcgaaaagaaatgaaaatgaaagagtCTCTTAATGCATTGTCCGTGGACAAATCTGCCCGCAACATGAAATTTCTGTAA